The following are from one region of the Capsicum annuum cultivar UCD-10X-F1 chromosome 1, UCD10Xv1.1, whole genome shotgun sequence genome:
- the LOC107844274 gene encoding phosphatidylinositol N-acetylglucosaminyltransferase subunit P, giving the protein MPEDKGSEDPRSVNSPRRILSFSKNRKATVFFPDSDDRDSGFGVSGDQGPKTSEVYGFVGSITTVVATVLFMVWAYLPEHWLHSLGIVYYPSRYWALAAPAYVMMTIVLAVGFYIGLNFLATPPPTSSSMIYDEFTREPLHNGHPTDSDEQPIEPISDIPIDQINDLMFNPR; this is encoded by the exons ATGCCGGAAGATAAAGGTTCGGAAGATCCTCGCTCTGTTAATAGTCCTAGGAGGATCTTGAGTTTTTCCAAGAATAGGAAGGCCACTGTGTTCTTTCCAGATTCAGATGACAGAGATTCAGGATTTGGTGTTTCTGGAGATCAGGGACCCAAGACTTCTGAAGTTTATGGATTCGTTGGCTCCATTACTACTGTTGTTGCCACAG TTCTCTTTATGGTGTGGGCATATCTTCCCGAACATTGGTTGCACTCTTTGGGAATTGTTTACTATCCAAGCAG GTACTGGGCATTAGCTGCGCCAGCTTATGTGATGATGACTATAGTACTAGCTGTAGGATTTTACATTGGTCTCAACTTCTTAGCTACACCTCCTCCAACTTCTTCCAGCATGATATATG ATGAATTCACTAGAGAACCTTTGCACAACGGGCATCCAACAGACAGTGATGAGCAACCTATAGAGCCTATATCTGATATTCCGATTGATCAAATTAATGACCTTATGTTCAATCCAAGATGA
- the LOC107844284 gene encoding phragmoplastin DRP1E, whose translation MESLIGLVNRIQRACTALGDYGGGDNAFSSLWDALPSVAVVGGQSSGKSSVLESIVSRDFLPRGSGIVTRRPLVLQLHKTDEGQQEYAEFGHLPRRRFTDFGMVRKEIADETDRITGKTKQISPVPIHLSIYSPNVVNLTLIDLPGLTKVAVEGQSETIVEDIENMVRTYVEKPNCIILAVSPANQDIATSDAIKLAREVDPTGERTFGVLTKLDLMDKGTNALDVLEGRSYRLQHPWVGIVNRSQADINKNVDMIYARRKEREYFATSPEYGHLASKMGSEYLAKLLSKHLEQFIKARIPSITSLINKNIDELEAELDHLGRPIAVDAGAQLYTILELCRAFDKIFKEHLDGGRPGGDRIYGVFDNQLPAALRKLPFDRYLSVQNVRKVVSEADGYQPHLIAPEQGYRRLIEGALNYFRGPAEASVDAVHFVLKELVRKSIGECQELKRFPSLQSTIAAAANEALEKFRDEGRKTVVRLVEMESSYVTVDFFRKLPQEMETQKGGKPEAAAAIDRYGEAHFRRIGSNVSSYVNMISDTLRNTLPKAVVFCQVKEAKQCLLNYFYTQIGKKEGKALGELLDEDPALMERRMQCAKRLELYKKARDEIDSVAWVR comes from the exons ATGGAGAGTTTAATAGGTTTGGTGAATCGGATTCAGAGAGCTTGTACAGCTCTTGGTGATTATGGTGGTGGTGATAatgctttttcttctctttgggaTGCTCTTCCTTCAGTTGCTGTTGTCGGTGGTCAG AGTTCTGGAAAGTCATCTGTGTTGGAAAGTATTGTAAGCCGAGATTTTCTTCCTCGTGGATCAG GAATTGTCACAAGGAGACCATTGGTGCTGCAGCTTCATAAGACTGATGAAGGACAACAGGAATATGCAGAGTTTGGTCATCTCCCCAGAAGACGGTTCACAGATTTCG GCATGGTCCGCAAGGAGATTGCGGATGAAACTGATCGAATCACAGGGAAGACTAAGCAGATTTCTCCTGTTCCGATCCACCTGAGCATATACTCTCCAAATG TGGTCAACTTAACGCTGATTGATTTACCCGGTTTAACAAAAGTGGCTGTTG AGGGGCAGTCTGAGACTATAGTCGAGGACATTGAAAACATGGTTCGAACGTATGTTGAGAAG CCCAACTGCATCATACTTGCAGTTTCTCCTGCCAATCAGGATATCGCCACCTCTGACGCTATAAAACTTGCAAGAGAAGTGGACCCCACAG GTGAAAGGACATTTGGAGTCTTGACCAAGTTAGATTTGATGGACAAAGGCACTAATGCTCTAGAT GTTCTTGAAGGAAGATCTTATCGTTTGCAACATCCCTGGGTTGGTATTGTGAATCGTTCACAAGCTGATATAAATAAAAACGTAGACATGATCTATGCAAGAAGAAAGGAGCGTGAATATTTTGCTACCAGTCCGGAGTATGGGCATCTGGCTAGTAAAATGGGTTCAGAGTATCTTGCAAAACTACTGTCAAAG CACTTGGAACAATTTATCAAGGCAAGAATACCAAGTATCACCTCACTTATCAATAAAAACATAGATGAACTTGAAGCGGAATTGGACCACCTTGGAAGGCCTATTGCTGTTGATGCAGGC GCTCAACTGTATACTATTTTGGAACTTTGCCGTGCTTTTGATAAGATATTTAAGGAGCATCTAGATGGAGG TCGGCCTGGTGGTGATCGAATTTATGGAGTTTTTGACAACCAACTACCTGCTGCTTTGAGAAAACTCCCCTTTGACCGATATCTCTCTGTGCAAAATGTGAGGAAAGTTGTTTCTGAGGCAGACGGTTACCAGCCTCACTTGATAGCACCTGAGCAAGGTTATAGACGGTTGATTGAGGGTGCCTTAAATTATTTTAGAGGTCCAGCTGAAGCCTCTGTTGATGCT GTTCACTTTGTGCTGAAGGAACTAGTGAGGAAATCTATTGGAGAATGTCAG GAACTGAAGCGGTTTCCCAGTTTGCAATCTACAATAGCTGCAGCTGCTAATGAAGCCTTAGAAAAATTCCGGGATGAAGGTAGAAAGACGGTAGTAAGACTAGTGGAAATGGAATCTTCTTACGTGACTGTGGATTTCTTCAGAAAACTACCTCAGGAGATGGAAACCCAGAAAGGGGGGAAGCCAGAAGCTGCTGCTGCCATAGACCGGTATGGAGAAGCTCACTTTCGTCGGATAGGTTCAAATGTATCGTCATACGTGAACATGATATCTGATACATTGAGGAACACACTCCCCAAAGCAGTGGTTTTTTGTCAAGTTAAGGAGGCCAAACAATGTTTGTTAAACTACTTCTACACTCAGATAGGAAAGAAAGAG GGCAAGGCACTTGGAGAACTGTTAGATGAAGATCCTGCATTGATGGAGAGAAGAATGCAATGTGCCAAGAGGCTTGAGCTATACAAGAAAGCAAGAGATGAGATTGATTCTGTAGCATGGGTACGATGA